A segment of the Panicum hallii strain FIL2 chromosome 1, PHallii_v3.1, whole genome shotgun sequence genome:
ACGCGAACCTCCCAATTCCGCACCAAAAATCCCACCGGCGGCCACCGTTGATGGAGACCTAACAGCAGAGCCACCCCTCCCCAGCCCAGCTGGGCAGATCCACCTCCATGGAGGCCGAGCGGATCCGGGAGCTCGTCCTCCTCACGCTGCGCGCGCCGCACGCCCGCCTCGCCCTCGTGGGTGGCAaccacaccgccgcccgctTCTGCACCCGCTAAGCTCGCCTCCCTCCCTCCACGCCGGCCTTCTCTTCGTCGCCGTCTCGAACGGTAAAACCAAACGCTCCTGCTCGACTCACGCGCCCACGATGCCGGGAGACACTGTCTTGATCCGGCTCCCCGGCCCGCGCGCCCTCCGGGTGCTCGCGCGCTCCGTGCTCTTCGCCGCCGCTCTGCTCTTCCTGCCATGGCTCCGCGCTGCCGAGGCTCCGGCCCGGAGCCACACTGTCGACGCCTGCGGCGCTGCCGTGGCCCAGGCCGAGCTCCTGCTCCGCGACTTGTGCCACGAGGGCCTGCTCGcccccggcgcccgcgccgtCGTCCTCAGCTCCGATGGCGACTGCGACGCGCCCGCCCCGAAACAGGACCAGGACAGCGTCCTGCGACCCGCCTCGCTGCGGCGGATGCTGATGTTAGGGGACTCGTCAGTAGACTTTCTGCTGGATTTCGGGTACTTCGACGAGGACGGCGACAGGTTCGCCTTCGCCGATCGGGTGCTCAAGCATGGCGGCATCCTTGCCGCCCCAATTGACTCGTTGAGCGTGCTCAGCTTGCCGCAGAACTACTGCTACATCCGTCGCTTTGCTGAGGCTTTTGTTGGGATCAAGAAGATTGCGCCCGCCGGCGACAATGGCAATGCCGACCCAAGAATGGATCTGTCATCACTAGCTTCGCTGAAGGGAGGAGTGGTTTCCAGTGAGCCACCTGAGACTACCGGCCTTGAACTCAAGAACATGGGGCGGAAGCTCCTACTGTCTGACATCAGTGGAACTCCAGCAGCACACGATCGTAGAGGATCGTTTCAGATGCTCCATCAGTATCAGATTCAGAGTTGATTCAGCAGCTTTatgaaatgtgaagaagctaaAGCCTGCAGCATCTTCTGGCTTGCAATTGCAGCATAAGCTTTCAGCCTTCTAGGAGCGCAgagcaggcagcagcagcacatCTGCACATGATGACATGAGTTGGCTTGAGACTCGATGTTGAATTGCATTTGGTATTTGTTTTGTTTGTCGCTGTGTTTTCGTTCTCTGTGTTGGTCGTATGAGTGTCGGCTCCATGCCACTAGATTGCTCGCATGCACTTCGCCTGATAATAAAGTTTCTCATGTATCATCTGAGCTCAgctttgttttctttttcttttctttccttatTGCCAATAATTCTCTAAATCAAAGAAATTCATGAGTGGCTGAGGCAGAGGCAAACCTGATGGCCTGAACACAAGCCTGGACTTTCTGCTGGTAGGGCAATTTGTACATTCTGCAGGTTACCAGCAGCAGCTCCGACGCATTGGGCGACATGATATCCGATAATAAAACCTTACCCCGCCTTGCTTTCTTGGATCCTCTTTAAAAATTGCTGCTCAGCTTTGATTCTAGTTGCTAGAATGCGCAGCTGACTTAGGCCTCGTTTGGATCCAAATGCTAACAGTTGAAAGTGCTAAACTTTCGAGAGTGCTAATGggtgggctaaactttagccatgTGCAtatgtgctaaaatttagcactcTACTTTACTACTCTCTGTACTATTGGTCATAGGAATGTACGTGAGTTTGCACAAGATCATGGATGCAAAAAATGAAGCTGAACTCAGGACATCAACTATGGCAGGACAACATACAAAAACCGGGATTTGCCATACAAAAACCGGGATTCTGGCAATTTTGAGGTGTTCAGAGTTCAGGCAGCACAATGTATATCCCCCAACAAATACAAGAATATACAGAACAATATGCCACATGGCAGGTTTATTTCCACGATTACAAAACCAGTACACATTTTCCATTACAAACGGAGATCACAGAGCAACCCTCGTCCCTTGGCAGCAGACTGACAAATATGATGCATGGTCTTCAGATGCGAAATGTCCAATATTGTACAGGATTACAAATGGCACAATAGCAACCTCAAAACACTTGAATTGAAGTGCACCAAAGAATGTTGATTGAGGGTAGCTCAAGGCCTCAAGTCCCCTTGATCACAACAACAGGGCAACCCACATTGTTGATGCAGTAGTTGCTCACACTGCCCAAGAACATCCTGTAcagaggcatcaatttagagtGCGGCTTTAATTTGATATACAAATCGAACAACAGAAAGAAAAATAATCAAAGAAATGTGAAGAGGCAATAGTAACCAGAGCCCTGAATGACTAACACAGAGGGTTTACAGACAACTGGCTGCCAAATTTGATCAAATAAATAAATGCCAATGCAGCTCAATGGATGCACTCAGCTGCAGATGCTAACCACA
Coding sequences within it:
- the LOC112891884 gene encoding uncharacterized protein LOC112891884; translation: MPGDTVLIRLPGPRALRVLARSVLFAAALLFLPWLRAAEAPARSHTVDACGAAVAQAELLLRDLCHEGLLAPGARAVVLSSDGDCDAPAPKQDQDSVLRPASLRRMLMLGDSSVDFLLDFGYFDEDGDRFAFADRVLKHGGILAAPIDSLSVLSLPQNYCYIRRFAEAFVGIKKIAPAGDNGNADPRMDLSSLASLKGGVVSSEPPETTGLELKNMGRKLLLSDISGTPAAHDRRGSFQMLHQYQIQS